The Coffea arabica cultivar ET-39 chromosome 8e, Coffea Arabica ET-39 HiFi, whole genome shotgun sequence genome window below encodes:
- the LOC113703853 gene encoding uncharacterized protein — protein sequence MIKGSAEQQYKRIWEYCVEIKKTHEGSTMEVMFTPFRGPGGNPKFMRLYCCLEPLKKGFKDDLRPLIALDECHLKGTYRGQLLTAIAADPNNGWWPIAWAVVEREATEQWAWFLKYLNDDLEIENQFHYTFISDQQKGLDRALAEVLPNCEHRYCVQHMYRNFKKKYPGLPLKDKLWSIANSTTEELYNKAMAELKDFDNEAYQWVKNAPAPRHWCKAFFPTHTKSDMLVNNLCESFNAHILEARDQPIITMLEMIREYLMDRIRKRKSAMERYDSPTGPLINEIIENRVKIASQWMPIWNTMHGYQVKGPRGAQFAVDMEKKNCSCKLWEGSGIPCCHAIAAILLRNEDPRQYLNVCYSRGLFLKLYENVLQLISGEDHWPPSTMPELEPPVSVTQPGRPRKARRRDTTEGKNHGRRLRRRVIIHCRKCGEAGHNVATCKQPTNEQGQQDTSTEPVTQQPNARRRRQTVSTTNNVHF from the exons ATGATAAAGGGATCAGCTGAACAACAGTATAAGAGAATTTGGGAATATTGTGTTGAGATAAAAAAGACACATGAGGGCAGCACAATGGAGGTGATGTTTACTCCATTTAGAGGGCCTGGGGGCAACCCAAAATTTATGAGACTCTACTGCTGTTTAGAGCCATTGAAAAAGGGATTTAAAGATGATTTGAGGCCATTGATAGCATTGGATGAGTGCCATTTGAAGGGGACTTATAGAGGGCAGTTATTGACTGCCATTGCAGCTGACCCTAATAATGGGTGGTGGCCCATTGCCTGGGCAGTTGTAGAGAGAGAAGCTACGGAGCAGTGGGCGTGGTTCTTGAAATACCTCAATGATGATTTGGAAATTgaaaatcaatttcattatACCTTTATTTCTGACCAACAAAAG GGGTTGGATAGAGCATTAGCTGAAGTTCTTCCAAATTGTGAGCATAGGTATTGTGTCCAACACATGTATCGAAACTTCAAGAAGAAATATCCAGGTCTGCCTCTTAAGGATAAGCTGTGGAGTATTGCCAACAGCACAACAGAGGAACTCTACAATAAAGCAATGGCAGAACTCAAAGATTTTGATAACGAGGCATATCAGTGGGTGAAAAATGCTCCAGCTCCTCGGCATTGGTGCAAGGCCTTCTTTCCGACTCACACAAAGAGTGACATGCTGGTCAACAACTTGTGTGAGTCTTTTAATGCACATATTCTTGAGGCTAGAGACCAGCCAATTATAACAATGCTGGAAATGATCAGGGAGTACCTTATGGATAGGATCCGGAAGAGAAAATCAGCAATGGAAAGATATGATAGCCCAACTGGACCTCTAATCAACGAAATTATTGAAAATAGAGTAAAAATTGCAAGTCAGTGGATGCCTATTTGGAATACAATGCATGGCTACCAGGTGAAAGGACCAAGAGGGGCCCAATTTGCTGTAGATATGGAGAAAAAGAACTGTAGTTGCAAGTTATGGGAGGGTAGTGGCATTCCATGTTGTCACGCCATTGctgccattcttttgaggaATGAAGACCCACGGCAGTACTTGAATGTTTGTTATAGTAGGGGGCTATTCTTGAAACTTTATGAGAATGTGTTACAACTAATTAGCGGTGAGGATCATTGGCCCCCATCAACAATGCCTGAATTGGAGCCCCCGGTATCAGTAACTCAACCTGGAAGGCCTAGAAAGGCTAGGAGAAGGGACACAACTGAAGGCAAGAATCACGGTAGAAGACTAAGAAGAAGAGTCATTATTCATTGTCGAAAATGTGGGGAGGCTGGTCATAATGTAGCAACATGCAAGCAGCCAACCAATGAACAAGGGCAGCAAGACACTTCAACTGAACCTGTGACGCAGCAACCAAATGCAAGAAGGAGGAGACAAACAGTAAGTACAACCAACAACGTTCACTTTTAA